Proteins encoded together in one Coffea arabica cultivar ET-39 chromosome 2c, Coffea Arabica ET-39 HiFi, whole genome shotgun sequence window:
- the LOC113723750 gene encoding uncharacterized protein, producing the protein MAEDEQLSKNQIDGDAEEDAENCSQWRLEKKQKLDDESDETEDLDEDEDDEEEVHVSEEDDGSDYSMEEFTISDKKFEILKPDYCPEGVEEIDEDVWIKYLKEISESEGFDIYHYPGMCLMARYHPIDIEKYPLELEELIDFSNAALLDFNQKEGTKYKLEKVEKANRQLAGPGCNYYITFQAKDSVADAFKTFQALVWWGIVGSGSESSAAVVKFCRLKAAAAT; encoded by the exons ATGGCTGAAGATGAGCAActttccaaaaatcaaatagatGGTGATGCAGAAGAAGATGCGGAAAATTGTTCCCAGTGGCGTCTAGAAAAGAAGCAGAAGCTTGACGATGAGAGTGATGAGACCGAGGATTTGGACGAGGACGAGGATGATGAGGAGGAGGTGCATGTATCAGAAGAAGATGATGGTTCCGATTATTCCATGGAAGAGTTCACGATTTCTGACAAGAAATTTGAGATATTGAAGCCTGATTACTGCCCTGAAGGGGTTGAAGAGATCGATGAAGATGTATGGATCAAGTATCTCAAAGAGATTAGTGAGAGCGAG GGTTTCGATATTTACCATTATCCGGGTATGTGCTTGATGGCTCGATATCATCCCATTGATATTGAGAAGTATCCATTAGAACTCGAAGAACTAATTGATTTCTCGAATGCTGCGCTTCTTGATTTCAACCAGAAGGAA GGCACAAAGTACAAGTTGGAAAAGGTTGAGAAGGCAAACAGACAACTTGCTGGTCCTGGCTGCAACTATTACATAACTTTCCAAGCCAAAGATTCTGTTGCTGATGCTTTCAAAACCTTCCAAGCTTTAGTATGGTGGGGCATAGTTGGGTCTGGTTCAGAATCCTCCGCAGCAGTTGTGAAATTCTGCAGGCTGAAAGCGGCTGCTGCAACTTGA
- the LOC113726095 gene encoding ras-related protein RABA1f-like, which translates to MGAYRADEDYDYLFKVVLIGDSGVGKSNLLSRFTRNEFSQESKSTIGVEFATRSIQVDDKIVKAQIWDTAGQERYRAITSAYYRGAVGALIVYDVTRHVTFENVERWLKELRDHTDVNIVIMLVGNKADLRHLRAVPTGDATAFAEREKTFFMETSALEALNVENAFTEVLTQIYHVVSRKALDIGDDPAALPRGQTINIGTKDDVSAVKKAGCCSG; encoded by the exons ATGGGGGCATATAGGGCTGATGAAGATTATGATTACCTATTCAAGGTGGTGCTAATAGGGGACTCAGGTGTCGGAAAATCGAACCTCTTGTCTCGTTTCACCCGCAATGAATTTAGTCAAGAATCCAAGTCCACCATTGGCGTTGAGTTTGCCACCCGCAGCATTCAGGTTGATGACAAAATCGTTAAGGCTCAGATTTGGGACACTGCCGGCCAAGAAAG GTATCGTGCCATCACAAGTGCATACTATCGAGGAGCTGTTGGTGCTCTAATTGTCTATGATGTTACTCGTCATGTGACATTCGAAAATGTGGAGAGATGGCTTAAGGAGCTTCGGGATCATACAGACGTGAACATTGTGATCATGCTCGTTGGAAACAAGGCAGACCTACGTCACCTGCGAGCTGTTCCTACTGGAGATGCAACAGCTTTTGCAGAGAGGGAGAAGACCTTCTTCATGGAAACTTCAGCTCTTGAGGCCCTTAATGTTGAAAATGCCTTCACGGAAGTGCTGACACAAATCTACCATGTTGTTAGCAGAAAGGCTCTTGACATTGGAGATGATCCTGCAGCTTTGCCTAGAGGACAAACTATAAACATTGGAACGAAAGATGATGTATCAGCTGTCAAGAAAGCTGGTTGTTGTTCTGGTTAA